The Limisphaera ngatamarikiensis genome contains the following window.
GGTGGAGCTGGCGTGGCGGCGACGGGGTGAGGGTGTGCGGAGTGCAAGCCGAATGGGGGAGGGCATGCCATGATGTGGGGCTGGCGAAAAAGGTTTGTGAACCGGCGCCGCGGTCGGGAACGGCTGTTGGAGGTGCGGATGCGGGCCGAAGCCGCGCGTGCGGCGCGGGTGCGTTTGTGGGGGGGCGTGGTGGCCGGCGTGTTGGGTGTGGGGCTGGTGGGTTTTGCCCTGTGGCGCGGGGGTATTTGGTTGCAGGAACGGTTGTTGTACGAGAACCCGCGGTTTCAGATCCGGCGGGTGGAGGTGGTGTCGGATGGTGTGCTGAGTCATGAATCGTTGCGCCGGTGGGCGGGGGTGCGTTCGGGGATGAACCTTTTGGCGGTGGACCTGGCGCAGGTGAAGCGGAGTTTGGAGATGGTGCCGTACGTGGCGTGGGCGTCGGTGGAGCGGGTGTTACCGGATACGCTTCGGATTCAGGTTCGGGAGCGCCGTCCGGTGGCGGTGATTCAGGTTCCGCTGCCGTTGCCGGGGGGCGGGGTGGATTTTGTGGAGTACGGGTTGGACGAGACGGGGGTGGTGTTGCCGCCGTTGGATCCCCGGTTGACGGACGGGGGAGTGACCGGTTGGTTGAACGGGCTGCCGTTGCTGCGTGGTGCGGAGTACCAGGAGCTGCAGCCGGGTCGGCGGATGGAGAGCGGTCGTGCGCAGGCGGCGTTGCAATGGTTGCGTGCGTTTGCGCGTTCGCCGATGGCGGGTCTGGTGGAGGTGCGGGAGGTGTCGGTGGCGAACGGGGACGTGCTGGAGGTGACGACAGCGGAGGGGAGCCGGATTACGTTCGGGTTGAGCGGTTTTGAGCGTCAGTTGTTGCGGTGGCGCGAGATTTACGAGGCGGGTTTGCGGCAGGACCGGTGGATTGAGACGCTGGACCTTGCCGTGGGGAACAACATCCCGGTGCAGTGGCGCCCGATGGAAACCCAGGGAGAACCGGCCCGGGACGGCGGCCGGTCCGGAGGTGGAAGGAAACATGTTTGATACGACGAACATCGTGGTGGGATTGGAGGTTGGCACTTCCAAGGTTTGCGCGGTGGTGGGCGAGCTGGGGGAGGATGGGGATTTGAGCATTCTGGGGTTGGGCCAGAGCAGGTCCAGTGGGGTGCGCAAGGGGGAGATTGTGGACATGGAGCAGGCGGAGCTGGACATCCGCCGTGCGCTCCAGGAGGCCGAGCAGATGGCCAACGTGGAGGTGCGGAGCGTGTATCTGGCCGTGACCGGCGGGCACATCCGCGGGTTCAACAACTGTGGGATCCACCCGGTGCAGGATCCGGAGCAGGGGGTGACGGAGGAGGATGTGCTGGAGGTGATGCGGAATGCGCGGTCGGTCAACGTGCCGGCGCATGAGGAGGTGATTCACACGGTCCGCCAACATTTCCAGGTGGACGGTCACGGTGAGGTGCGGGAGCCGGTGGGGATGTTGGGGCGGCGGCTGGAGGTGTCGGTGCATGTGATTGCCGGCCAGATTGACCGGCTGAGGAATTCGATCCGGGCGGTGCGGTCGGTGCATGTGAACGTGGAGGAGATTGTATTCAGCGGGCTGGCCTCGGCACTGGCGGTGTTGAGTGCGGAGGAGAAACAGGAGGGTGCTTTGGTGATCGACATGGGAGGGGGTACGACCGATTACGTGGTGTTTGCGGGCGGGATTTTGCGGCATGCCGGTGTGTTGGCGGTGGGGGGTGACCATGTGACCAACGACCTGGCGTGTGCGTTGAAGGTGTCGCAGAGCCGGGCCGAGCAGCTCAAGGTGGATTACGGGGCGGCGTTTGTGGAGGATCGGATTCGCGGGCAGACCCTGGATTTGACGAACTACCTCGGGATGCCGCTGCGGACCATCAGCCTGGAGACGCTGCGGCGTGTGATGCACCTGCGGTTGGAGGAGACGTTTGAGCTGGTGCGCCAACAGGTGACGGCGGCCGGGTTGTATGATTCGTTGGGGGCGGGTGTGGTGTTGTGCGGGGGGTGTGCGCGGATTCCGCAGGTGACGGCGCTGGCGGAGCAGGTGTTTGACCTCCCGGTGAGCATCGGGCGCACCCAGGGGGTGAGCGGACTGAAGTCGGCTCTGGACCAGCCGGAGTTTGCCACGGGGATCGGGTTGTTGCGCTTTGCGCAGCAGCATCGGGTGCGGCCGGTGAGACGCAGCCTGATGCGCGGGTTGGCGGACCGGCTCAAGTTCTTCATCCATCGTGGTTAGATCTTTGGGGGAGGAGCCATGGAAAGGGATCTGGTGACGGGCGATGCGGGAGCTGGAGCCATGCCGGCGCAGGTGGACGTGGTGCGTTTGTGTGGTGTGGGGACGGCCGGGGGACGGCTGCTGACCGGCTGGAGCGAGCGCAACGGGTGCGGTCGGGCGGGCACCTGGGTATTGGCGCCGTGGGATGAGGTCGCCGGAGTCGGCTTGCCCGGGGTGGCGTGTTTGCAGGTGCGGGGTTCGTGGAAGGCCGGCCGGGGCGCCGCGGGGGATCCCGACCGGGCCCGGGCGGTGGCTGAGGAGGAGTTTGGTCGGTTGGTGGATGTGTGTCGGGGTGCGGAGTGGGTCTTGTTGGTGGCGGGTTTGGGCGGGGGAGCGGGTAGCGGGATTACACCGGTACTGGCGAGGGCGGCGCATGAGGCGGGTGCCCGGGCGCTGGGGGTGGTGGTGACGCCCTTTTCCTGGGAGGGAGCGGTGCGTCAACGACAGGCGCAGGCTGCCCTGGAGGAGTTGCGGGATGTATGTGACGGGCTGGTTTGTCTGCCGAATCAGAAGTTTCTGCCCTTGCTGCCACCTCGGACCCCGCTGATGGAGGTGTACCGGGAGGTCAACCGGGTGTTGGTCCTGGGGCTGGAGGCGTTTTGGGAGGCGCTGACCCAACGGGGTTTGATACCGGTGCCGCTGGAACATTTGTGTGCGCTGTTGCGGGGGCGGCATGCAGAGAGTGTGTGGGTGACCTCGGAAGCAGCGGGCGAAGAGCGCCTGGCGCAGGTAACGGCACAGCTGAGGGAGCATCCGGTTTTGGAGGGCGGTCATGCGATGTTGGCGGCGACGTCGGTGCTGGTTTATGTGACGGCGGGGCCGGATCTGGCCGCCTCGGAGGCGGAGGAGTTGATTCGATGGGTTCAGGAGAGGGCGCCGCGGGCGGAGGTTGTGGTCGGGGCCGGGCTTCGGGAGGAATGGTCGGGGCGGATCCGGGTCATGCTGCTTGTGACGCGTCGTGGGCAGGGTCGGTGCGAGACTGGCCGGTTCGGGCACTCGGGCTTGGCGGGATCGACCCGGGCGGGTCAGGAAGGGGATGGTAACGGTTCGGCCGACGGAGTGCCGGCGCCGGAGGCTGCGGCGCAGGGACCGGTGCAGGTCGGGGCCGGCGGCGGGGTGGGAGCAGGTGGGGCGAAGGGCTCGCCGCGCGGGGCGGCGCGGTATCAACAGGGAACGCTGCCGTTGGAGGTCCCGCGGGGCGGCCGGTTTGAAAAGACGCCGCCGAACATTTTTGGGGGCGAGGATTTGGACGTCCCGACGTACCTGAGACGCGGGATCACGCTGGAATAGGGACGGTGATACCCGTCCCGGGGTCGGGAGGGCTGCGGACCCGGCTGTTGGGCCGGGGTCGGGGCGGCGGCAGTGCTTGTGGGAAATCCGGGGTCAACCGCCCAGGAGCAGGCTTACCCAACGCACCAGAACACGCTCGAACTCGATGAAGCGCCCTTGCTGCAGCCAGACGAGCAGGAACTTGCCGATGCCGGTGGCCAGTGCGAGTACCAGGCTGCCGATGAGGTAGACTCCGAACGCCTGGGGGGGATCGGGCATCATGATCCGCGGCACACCGTGGTAAAGGACCGCCACGGTGAGGGCGATACCGATGGCATACGTGAACCAGGGACTGACCGCCGGCCACGCATCCAGGATCCGGACCGTCCAGTACGGGCCCAGACCGTAGGCCACGACCGTGAAGGCCTGGTGGTACGTGTGCTGGCCGTGGAAGGTCTCACCCAGGCTCTTGAACATCTTGGCCCCGAAAAAGAGCACGGCGACGTGCACCAGGATCTGGGCGACTTCCATCACCACCACCTCGGGCACGGTCATCAACTTGAGCCGGGGCGGCTCACCACGCCATTCACCCCAGTAGTGCATGCCCAGACCTTCGATGACCGAGGTCAGGAGCAGCAGCGGCATGACGTACAACCAAAACACACGGGCGATACTGCGTTGTTTGGTTGCAATTTCGTCCCAGCTCCTCTCCGGCTCCAAGACCAGCAACAAAGCTCGAATCATGACCGCCCAGAGATACTGGTGCAGGCAGGGTCTGACAATGCGGTTCTTCGGCGGTTGGCCCGTGTGCGGGGCTGCCGGGGATCGGGGGCAGCCCGAGACCGCGGCAGGGCGGTGGTCCCGGAGGTTCGGCTCACTCCGGGGCACGGAGGGAGGCGATCAGGTCGAGCTTCCGCACACGCTGCAGGACGACGACGGCGGAGCCCAGAGCGGCGAGGGCGACGACGGCCGCGGCGAAACTGAAGTTGTGCAGGGTCAGCACCGCCGGCAGGCGGACGGTTTCGGTGTTGATGGCTTCCACCAGCGCAGTGGCGAGCAGGCCGCCCAGAAGCAGTCCTCCGGGCACGGCCAGCAGGGTGAGGACGGCCAGTTCGATGAGCAGCACGGTGGCGACCTCGGTTTCGGTGAAACCGAGGACCCGCAACGTGGCCAATTCACGGGCGCGTTCGGCCAGGGTGATGCGGGCGTTGTTGTACACCACGCCGAAGGCGACCACCACGGCAAAGGCCAGGTACATGCGCTGGATGACGTTGATGCTGGTGGCGGTGGTTTGACGAAAGTTCTCGCGGAGGGAGTTCTTGATGCTGACCCAACCGACCTGGGGAATGTCCTTGAGGGCACGGAGGAACTCGCGGCGTGCGGCCGGGTCCACGGTGAAACTGGCGCCATTGACCACGTCTCCTTCACCCAGCAGCCGGTTCAGCGTACTGATTTCCATGTGGGCGGCCATGCCGGTGAGGTCTTCGGAGACCGCCAGCAGGGGCACGAGACAGACCGTACGGCGGCCCTCGAGGAATTCGATCTCGAGCAGGTCGCCCGGGCGGGCCCCGAGGACCTCGGCCAGTTTGGCCGAGGTGATCACGCCGCCGGGCAGGAGCGGGAGTTGGCGCCAGTTGCGGTCGATGATGCGGCTGTGGAGGGCGCCGGCCGGTGTGCCGGTGACGGCCAGTTGCCGGCTTCGGGGACCGAATCGGATTCGTGCCGGAACGGATCGGATGGGTTCCATGGCCAGCACGCCGGGCAACCGTCGCAACGCGTGGAGGGCGGTGGCGCCGCGCGGGTCCACAAGGCCCACGTTCAGGTCCTGACGTTGCACGGTGTCCCATTGGAAACCGAGCAGGAGATTGACGCTGTCGCGAAAACAGTTGGGGACGATGAGCAGTGCGGTGGCCAGGACCAGGCCGGCCACGGTGAAGAAGGCCTGAGCGGGGTGACGTTCCAGGTTTCGCAGTGCCATGCGTGTGGCGGGGGTGAGCCAGCGACCGATGCCGAGTCGTTCCGGCAGAGCGGGTCGGTATTGGGCGGGTGGTTCCGGGCGCATGGCTTCGGCGGGGGCCAGGCGCAGGACCCTGCGGATGGCGACGGCGACGCCGGCCCCCGCGGCCAGTGTCCCCACGCTTACAGCCACGCCCACAGCGGCGAGGTCCAGGTGGAATTGCAGCTCGGGAAAACGGAAGAACATGTGGTAGAGCCGCACCATGCGATGGCCGAGGAGGATGCCGAGGGGGGTGCCGAGGGTGGTGGCGAGGACGGCGATGACCGCGCCGAACTTCAGGTAGTGAAGCGCGATGCGGCCGTCGGAGAATCCGAAGGCCTTGAGAACCGCGAGTTGTTCGCGCTGGAGGGTCAGCAGGCGCATCAGCACGGCATGGGTCATGAAGGCGGCGACACCGAGGAAGAACGTGGGAAAGCCGATGGAGATGATGCGGAGGATGAAGATCTCGTCGGAGACCCGGACGTGGGAGGGGTGATCGGTGCGGGTGAAGGCGCCGCGGCCTCCGTAGGGTTGCAGGAACCGATCCAACGCGGCGCAGACGGCCGGGGCGGAGGCGCCGGGGGCGAGGGTCAAGGCCAGGGTGTTGAAGGCGCCCTCCATGTCACTGGCTGCTGCCAGTTCGCTTTCCCACATCCAGAAGGTGCCGTAGGTGCGGTTGTCCGGGAGTGACACGCCGGGGCGGGCCTCAAAAATGATTTCGGGTGAGAGGACGAGTCCGGCGATCCGGAAGACCTGGCGGCGGCCGTTGAGCAGCAGGGTGATGGGATCACCGGGGCGCAATCCATTGGCTTCGGCGAAGGCCTGGCTGACGAGCAGTTCATGGTGGCGACCCGGCTCGAGAAACCGGCCGCGGTGCAGGTGCAGCCGATTCAGCTCCAGCGGTGCGTGGTCCGGCAGGGACCGAACCAGGCCGCTGGCGGGTTCGTCGAGGTGCGGGAGATCCACCGTGACCTGGAGGGCGACTCCTGGCTGCACCGTTGCCACGCCGGGGAGGGAACGGATGCGATCCAGCAGGGCCCGCGGAGCGCGCTTGAGGGTGACGAACACGTCGGCGAAGCGATGGGTGCGGTAGTAATCCTGGCGGGTGCGTTCGAGGGAGTAGATGAGGCTGCGGGTCATGATCAACATGGCCAGGCCGCAGGCCATGACGAGGGCCACGGCCAGGGTTTGGCCTTTCATGCGGCGCAGATCCCGCAACAGTTTGACATCGAGAAGGGTCATGACAACCGATCCGGGTCAGGGTTGGCGGAGCGGCGGGATGGGAACGCCCGGTGGATGCTGTTTTTGTGCGGGGTCATGTCACCACTGGAGTTCGGCCGGTGGCACGCGGCGGGGGTTGCGGCGCTGGTGATGGATGCGGCCGTCCATGAGGTGGATGACGCGGTCTGCCATGTCCGCGATGACCGCGTTGTGGGTGATGACGACGGTCAATGTCCCGAGCTGGCGGTTGACACGTTCGATGGCTTCCAGCACGGCCACGCCGGTGCGGACATCGAGGGCGCCGGTGGGCTCGTCGCAGAGCAACACGGCCGGGCGCTTGACGATGGCCCGTGCGATGGCCACCCGTTGTTGTTCGCCCCCGGACAGTTGTGCGGGAAAGTGGTGGAGACGCGCGCCCAGTTGGACCATGCGCAGAGCTTCTCGCGGGTCCATGGGATCCGGTACCAGTTCCGTGATGAGGGCCACGTTTTCGAGGGCGGTGAGGCTGGGCATGAGGTTGTAGAACTGGAAGACAAAACCCACGGCCTCGCGCCGGTACCGGGTGCGTTCGGCGTCGGAAGCTGCCGCCAGGTCCAGGTCGCGGAACCTGACGGAGCCCCGGGTGGGGACGTCCAGACCGCCGAGCTGGTTGAGGAGTGTGGTCTTGCCGCTGCCGGAGGGCCCGAGCAGGACCACGAATTCGCCCGGGTAAAGGTCCAGGTCCACGCCGTCGAGGGCGCTGACAGCCGCGGGGCCGCTGCCATAGATTTTGGTCAGCCCCCGGACTTGGATAAGGGGTTTGGCGTTTTCCGGCGGATCGGGCCGGACTGTTTCCGATTTCACGGGCCGAAGTCTGGCAATGGGATCGTTCCGGGGCAACGGGCAAGCCGAACGGTTCGACGGGCCTTCGGGTGTCCCGGGCATCGGCTGGAGGTGGGATCGGTGCGGGCGTTTGACCGGAGATGCCGTGGGTGCGAGGGATCGGGACTGGGGGAAACAACAGCTCAATGGATGGCCACGGGGCGGATGCCGGTCGGCTGTGGCGGCGTGGCAGGGAAATGGGGGTTGGGTGGGGTTGATGGAGCCGGTGCTGCGGATTTGGGGATGGCTGTGGGGGCTCGCACGCCGGTGGTGAGTGGGGGAGCGGCCCGTTGGCGCCGGTACTCGGAGGGGCGCCACCCGATCCATCGGGTGAAGGCGTTGGAGAAGACGAACGGGTTGTGGTAACCGACCTGGCGGGCGACGGCTTCCACGGTCAGTTCGGTTGTGGCCAGCAGCTCGGCGGCGCGCCGCATGCGGAGGTAGGTGACCTGGTGCATGGGGCTGCGGCCCAGCTGGCGATGGCAGAGACGGCGCAGGTGTTCGCGGCTGTAACCCGCCTCCTGTGCCAGTTTTTCGAGTGTCCACGGCTCGGCCAGGCGCGATTCCACGCGTTCCCAAAGGACACGAAGCTGGTCCGGCTGATCGCAGGGCCGTGCGAAGCGCAGCACGTAGGTGTGGATGAGCTGGCTCCACGCCATCATCAGGCTCGGTTGGGCCGGCCCGCTGCATTCGTGGAGCAGTCCGAGGATGGCGGCGTGAAGGGGCCCGGGGTCGTAGGGTGCCATGACCGGCGAGGCTGCATTACCCAGGGGGCGCTGGTCGCGCGGCCACTGATAGCAGACCCAGCAGAATTCCCAATGGGTGCCGGGGATGGCTTCAAATGCGTTGAGGGTGTGTGCGGGCAGGAGACACGCCCGCCCGGCGTGACAGACCCGCCAGCGCCCGTCGATCAGCACGCGGCCCTTGCCGCCCGTGCAGGCGAGGAAGTAGGTCGTGGTCTGGCGGGTGCGCACGATTTTCATGGGTGCGGCGGTTTGTTGGATGCCGGTATGGATGATATTGAACGTGTTTAGGGCGGGACAAACCGGGAAAGCCTCGATCCATGGACGTAGCTCGACCGCTGCTGCCCGGACGCTAATCAAGTGCGTGTGCGGGCCGAGGATTGTGACGTCCGACCGCGGTAACGGTTGCGTGCCCATGACGACACCGTTGATAACTTATTGCATTTCGGAGAGGGAGCAAACCTTATCCATTGCGCGGGGCGCGTGCCGGCGGATAACGACTTCGTGGCTTGGGGTGGCCGGCCGTGCTTGCGTGGGGCCGGTAGGTTCGCGGCGCGTGGCCCCATGGGATCAGTGGTTGGGCACTGCTGGGACGGTGGGGTTTCAGAAGGCGGCACCCAGCTCAGCCGGGAGGAATTCGGGCTTTGAGTTGTTGGAGTCGTTGACGTTGGGCAGGGGTCAGGGGCCGGCTTTCCAATTCGGTGGAGGCCCGGCGTGCCGTTTCAAATTCACGCCGCTGGACCAGGTTTTCGAGATAGTCGAGCATGCGTTGGGCAGTGACGATGTCGGCTTCATTGGTGGCTTGCGCGGCAGTTTCGGTTTCGGTGGGCGGCGCGGGGGCGGCGGGCGGGGCGGAGGAGGGCTCGCGGGTACACGCGTAAAGAGCGATGGTGGCTGCTCCCAGGAGAAGGAATGAGTTCAGGGCTCCGGGGCCGCGGGGGGTGTGGGATCGATGTGGGTGTGGCGCAGGTTGCATTCGGGGATTACCACCAGAACACGGGGGAGCCTCCGCCGACGGTGCGTGGAGTCATGGTTTCCCATTTTCGCCACTGGACATGGCCGTCCATCATGCCGGTGTATCCGCCATGGGGAACGTTGCCGCGGAGGTGGGCGGATCGATGAGGTTTGAAGTAGCCGCCCTGAATGCGGGTCCAGTTGTAGGTGTGGCGGAGGTTGGGGCTCATCTGGCCCGGGGCAGAGATGGTGACGTCGGCCACCAGGACACGCTGGGCGGGACCTTCCGTGAGGGTTGTGTTAAAGCCGACCTGGATGGTGGCTGATCGGATCAGGTCGCGGTTCCAGTTGGTCGGGGCCAACGTGACGGTGTTTGGGAAGGTCATGCAATAGCCCAGCACGCGGTAGGTGCCGGCGTAGTTCCACAGATTCCAAAAGTCGGTGCTGTCGAAGTGCGGTTTGAGTCCCGGACAGTACCAGATCTGCCAGCTTCTACCGGCCTGTTCCATGGCGGTACCCACGGCGGTGGGCATGTCCCAGGCCCAGAAACCGACGTTGGCGTTGTCGGGCAACCGTTCGTTGTTTTCGCCGGCGTAGATGTAGAGGGCGGTGAGCATCTGCCTGATGTGATTGATGCAACTGGCGCGAACAGCGCGTTCTTTGGCCCTGCCCAGGGCGGGCAGGAGCATGGCCGCCAGGATGGCGATGATGGCAATGACGACCAGCAGTTCGATCAGGGTGAAGGCACGGGCGAAGAGGCGCCGCCTGTCATGTGGGATCTGTGATGCAGCGGAGCGGGGCATGAAGATTCGGGGGAGCTGTGTGGGGCGCGCCGGCGACCGGGTGATCCGCCCGGGGAGGCCGGGGGATTCCCTGTCGGCCGCCGGCGGCCGATTCCCGAGCAGGCAGGAAACCGACCTGAATTGGAATGTTTCCGAACCCTTGCACATGACGGATTCACTGACGCAATCGGAAATACTGCTGCGAACCGGTGAGAGGCACCGTGTACGGGCTGCTGGCACCGGGGACGTCGGTGTATGGACCGGTGACGGCTGGGGCCGACTGGAGGACGCCCCGGGCGTCGCTCCAGCTCAGGATGAGCTGGTTACCCTGGCGTGTGGCCGTCAGGACCAACGGGGCGGCCAGGGGAGCCACCGCGGTGGGACCATCGGGGCCGGCGGCGGTGTTGGCGGCGATTTGCGTGGGCGACAGTGCGCCGTGGTAGATGCGGAACTCATCGATTTGCGCCAGCGCGTAGGCATCGGCGGAGAAGAGGGACCGGCCGATGAAGTTCCACGCGTTGGTGATGGCGGACAGGTCGGCGGTGATGGCCTGGCGCACGACCTCGGCACCGTCGAGGTACAGGGCGAGGTAACGATCGCCTGCGGCGGGATCGGTTTGGAAGACGCAGACGATGTGGCGCAGGATGCCGTCGTTGAGGTCGCCCTGAGGTGCGCCGGTGCTGGAGGTGACCCCCACTTCGGCTCCGGGCGGGTTGATGGCGATACGGTAACTGGCTCCGCCCGTCCGCGGTGCGAAGAAGATGTAATCCACGCCGCCCGGCCTGGCGGCGGCACTGAAGGTGCCGAAGTCAAACAGCCGGGTCCAGTTGCCGGAGGGCAGGAACTGGGCCCAGGCTTCCACGGTGATGGACGCGTAACCGTCCAGGAGGAATCGCGGCAGCTCCAGATAGGTGTTACGTTCGCCGGTCAGATAGACCAGGCGATTTTCCACGATTTGAGTGTTACCGTGTGGGATGGCATGGGCAGCGCCCACGCTGTCTTGATAATCCCCGTTGAAGCTGTAGCGGTGCATGAGGGCGGTTTGTTTCGGTACCACCACGACCTGCCGGCTGACCGAGGCGCCGCCATAAGAGGCGGTGAGGGTGGCCACGCCGGGGGCCACGGCCACCACACGGCCGTCGGCCCAGGTCTCAAGCACGCCGGGGGCACTGGACTGCAGGGTGGCCATACCGGTGAGGTTGATGTTGGAGGCGTTGGCGGCGTCGCCATGGACGGTGGGGCGCCTGCGGGTGCCCTGGATCATGACAGCGGGTGCCTCCAGTCGC
Protein-coding sequences here:
- a CDS encoding helix-turn-helix transcriptional regulator, encoding MGTQPLPRSDVTILGPHTHLISVRAAAVELRPWIEAFPVCPALNTFNIIHTGIQQTAAPMKIVRTRQTTTYFLACTGGKGRVLIDGRWRVCHAGRACLLPAHTLNAFEAIPGTHWEFCWVCYQWPRDQRPLGNAASPVMAPYDPGPLHAAILGLLHECSGPAQPSLMMAWSQLIHTYVLRFARPCDQPDQLRVLWERVESRLAEPWTLEKLAQEAGYSREHLRRLCHRQLGRSPMHQVTYLRMRRAAELLATTELTVEAVARQVGYHNPFVFSNAFTRWIGWRPSEYRRQRAAPPLTTGVRAPTAIPKSAAPAPSTPPNPHFPATPPQPTGIRPVAIH
- a CDS encoding FtsX-like permease family protein, with the translated sequence MTLLDVKLLRDLRRMKGQTLAVALVMACGLAMLIMTRSLIYSLERTRQDYYRTHRFADVFVTLKRAPRALLDRIRSLPGVATVQPGVALQVTVDLPHLDEPASGLVRSLPDHAPLELNRLHLHRGRFLEPGRHHELLVSQAFAEANGLRPGDPITLLLNGRRQVFRIAGLVLSPEIIFEARPGVSLPDNRTYGTFWMWESELAAASDMEGAFNTLALTLAPGASAPAVCAALDRFLQPYGGRGAFTRTDHPSHVRVSDEIFILRIISIGFPTFFLGVAAFMTHAVLMRLLTLQREQLAVLKAFGFSDGRIALHYLKFGAVIAVLATTLGTPLGILLGHRMVRLYHMFFRFPELQFHLDLAAVGVAVSVGTLAAGAGVAVAIRRVLRLAPAEAMRPEPPAQYRPALPERLGIGRWLTPATRMALRNLERHPAQAFFTVAGLVLATALLIVPNCFRDSVNLLLGFQWDTVQRQDLNVGLVDPRGATALHALRRLPGVLAMEPIRSVPARIRFGPRSRQLAVTGTPAGALHSRIIDRNWRQLPLLPGGVITSAKLAEVLGARPGDLLEIEFLEGRRTVCLVPLLAVSEDLTGMAAHMEISTLNRLLGEGDVVNGASFTVDPAARREFLRALKDIPQVGWVSIKNSLRENFRQTTATSINVIQRMYLAFAVVVAFGVVYNNARITLAERARELATLRVLGFTETEVATVLLIELAVLTLLAVPGGLLLGGLLATALVEAINTETVRLPAVLTLHNFSFAAAVVALAALGSAVVVLQRVRKLDLIASLRAPE
- the ftsA gene encoding cell division protein FtsA, with protein sequence MFDTTNIVVGLEVGTSKVCAVVGELGEDGDLSILGLGQSRSSGVRKGEIVDMEQAELDIRRALQEAEQMANVEVRSVYLAVTGGHIRGFNNCGIHPVQDPEQGVTEEDVLEVMRNARSVNVPAHEEVIHTVRQHFQVDGHGEVREPVGMLGRRLEVSVHVIAGQIDRLRNSIRAVRSVHVNVEEIVFSGLASALAVLSAEEKQEGALVIDMGGGTTDYVVFAGGILRHAGVLAVGGDHVTNDLACALKVSQSRAEQLKVDYGAAFVEDRIRGQTLDLTNYLGMPLRTISLETLRRVMHLRLEETFELVRQQVTAAGLYDSLGAGVVLCGGCARIPQVTALAEQVFDLPVSIGRTQGVSGLKSALDQPEFATGIGLLRFAQQHRVRPVRRSLMRGLADRLKFFIHRG
- a CDS encoding prepilin-type N-terminal cleavage/methylation domain-containing protein; amino-acid sequence: MPRSAASQIPHDRRRLFARAFTLIELLVVIAIIAILAAMLLPALGRAKERAVRASCINHIRQMLTALYIYAGENNERLPDNANVGFWAWDMPTAVGTAMEQAGRSWQIWYCPGLKPHFDSTDFWNLWNYAGTYRVLGYCMTFPNTVTLAPTNWNRDLIRSATIQVGFNTTLTEGPAQRVLVADVTISAPGQMSPNLRHTYNWTRIQGGYFKPHRSAHLRGNVPHGGYTGMMDGHVQWRKWETMTPRTVGGGSPVFWW
- a CDS encoding ABC transporter ATP-binding protein; amino-acid sequence: MKSETVRPDPPENAKPLIQVRGLTKIYGSGPAAVSALDGVDLDLYPGEFVVLLGPSGSGKTTLLNQLGGLDVPTRGSVRFRDLDLAAASDAERTRYRREAVGFVFQFYNLMPSLTALENVALITELVPDPMDPREALRMVQLGARLHHFPAQLSGGEQQRVAIARAIVKRPAVLLCDEPTGALDVRTGVAVLEAIERVNRQLGTLTVVITHNAVIADMADRVIHLMDGRIHHQRRNPRRVPPAELQW
- a CDS encoding Yip1 family protein, which translates into the protein MIRALLLVLEPERSWDEIATKQRSIARVFWLYVMPLLLLTSVIEGLGMHYWGEWRGEPPRLKLMTVPEVVVMEVAQILVHVAVLFFGAKMFKSLGETFHGQHTYHQAFTVVAYGLGPYWTVRILDAWPAVSPWFTYAIGIALTVAVLYHGVPRIMMPDPPQAFGVYLIGSLVLALATGIGKFLLVWLQQGRFIEFERVLVRWVSLLLGG
- a CDS encoding FtsQ-type POTRA domain-containing protein, with amino-acid sequence MNRRRGRERLLEVRMRAEAARAARVRLWGGVVAGVLGVGLVGFALWRGGIWLQERLLYENPRFQIRRVEVVSDGVLSHESLRRWAGVRSGMNLLAVDLAQVKRSLEMVPYVAWASVERVLPDTLRIQVRERRPVAVIQVPLPLPGGGVDFVEYGLDETGVVLPPLDPRLTDGGVTGWLNGLPLLRGAEYQELQPGRRMESGRAQAALQWLRAFARSPMAGLVEVREVSVANGDVLEVTTAEGSRITFGLSGFERQLLRWREIYEAGLRQDRWIETLDLAVGNNIPVQWRPMETQGEPARDGGRSGGGRKHV